The following coding sequences are from one Granulicella arctica window:
- a CDS encoding ArsR/SmtB family transcription factor — protein MRPLFHPSVEDITVEAILYALSDPVRVAIYADIVGQDCTHNCSNFSNLTGKTIPKSTLSQHFKALREAGLIRGERRGVEMHNISRCSEIDQRFPGLIGAIVKAYTTQLETKPRRPRKSKTAQ, from the coding sequence ATGAGACCGCTCTTTCATCCGTCAGTTGAGGACATCACCGTCGAGGCAATCCTTTACGCACTGTCGGATCCTGTGCGCGTCGCCATCTACGCCGATATCGTCGGCCAGGATTGCACTCACAACTGTTCGAACTTCTCGAATCTCACCGGCAAGACCATCCCCAAATCCACGCTCTCGCAGCATTTCAAAGCCCTCCGCGAAGCAGGCCTCATCCGCGGCGAACGGCGTGGCGTCGAGATGCACAACATCTCCCGCTGCAGCGAGATCGACCAGCGCTTCCCCGGTCTCATCGGTGCCATCGTCAAGGCGTACACCACCCAACTCGAAACGAAGCCGCGCCGCCCCCGCAAGTCAAAGACCGCACAATAA
- a CDS encoding S53 family peptidase, protein MSIRVFAAGVVALCAVTGVGISQGTSARTALSPQVLGAADQSATTHFNAYLPLTHQAALEQLLSAQTDVASPSYHHWLTPADFKTKFGPSAADLAKVKATMQAAGLTVVAEHTQSLEIEGPVWAVEKLFATRLQQVQMKSGKVKFAAAQNHLVIPDALSATGVVVPEFTPRVAHVHSRRIGTALTAASPSTRLTSNDSFFYPNDLNEAYKLPSFTTIVTPLSTGKPVQLAGVGSHIGIVISSVISPADLAKTFNSKLNLSGGASLVQAYSANTTLPVPTVTIRTVGAGSGPFNPNDDAAGEASLDTQMSLGTAPGAQETLYNVEDLSDSALMAGYTAIDEDNAVDVVSSSFGGCELEYLPAYNNGVDFTGILKAYHALFQQGNAQGITFVASSGDNGALACLSVAFNDNPSNGTSFVPGVEWPAADPSVTGVGGTNLTTTATPGIDDAKYSIENANYDPRVPAEFELSPTDIVTVNNNTWGSGGGVSKIFDKPLYQYLVDTGNDKHRTVPDVSLMMGGCPGDADLSVQDCTTLPRSAAIIWIGGEADLLIGTSSSSPELAGVLALAIEENGGRLGNVNPLIYGLSALQTLLGGTDAPAPLKFFHRSIVGDNNFYKVHKGDAYSKVLGNSTLDVKKFLLQQLAKPAGAPNTASNP, encoded by the coding sequence ATGAGCATTCGTGTGTTTGCAGCAGGTGTCGTTGCGCTCTGCGCAGTGACGGGAGTCGGAATTTCACAGGGAACCAGTGCACGAACGGCACTGAGTCCGCAGGTACTTGGCGCTGCGGACCAGAGCGCTACCACCCATTTCAACGCGTATCTGCCGCTGACGCACCAAGCCGCTCTCGAGCAGTTGCTAAGCGCACAGACGGATGTGGCTTCTCCCAGCTATCACCACTGGCTGACGCCTGCTGACTTCAAAACGAAGTTCGGACCGAGTGCCGCCGACCTTGCGAAGGTGAAGGCAACGATGCAGGCTGCCGGACTGACTGTGGTTGCCGAGCATACGCAGAGCCTCGAGATAGAGGGGCCGGTGTGGGCGGTTGAGAAGCTGTTCGCTACAAGGCTGCAACAGGTGCAGATGAAGAGCGGTAAGGTGAAGTTCGCTGCCGCACAAAATCATCTTGTAATCCCCGATGCTCTGAGTGCGACCGGAGTTGTGGTTCCCGAGTTCACACCTCGCGTGGCGCATGTGCATTCGCGACGGATCGGGACGGCGCTTACGGCGGCAAGCCCGAGCACGCGGTTGACCAGCAACGACAGCTTTTTCTATCCCAACGATCTGAATGAGGCTTACAAGCTCCCGTCGTTTACGACGATAGTTACGCCATTGAGCACGGGCAAACCGGTTCAGCTCGCGGGTGTGGGTTCGCATATCGGGATTGTGATCTCGTCGGTGATCAGCCCTGCCGATCTGGCAAAGACCTTCAACTCCAAACTGAACCTGAGTGGTGGGGCAAGCCTGGTGCAGGCTTACTCGGCGAACACGACACTGCCGGTTCCTACGGTGACGATTCGCACGGTAGGCGCAGGAAGTGGCCCGTTCAATCCGAATGATGACGCAGCGGGCGAGGCTTCGCTCGATACACAGATGTCGCTCGGAACGGCTCCCGGAGCGCAGGAGACGCTGTACAACGTCGAGGACCTGAGCGACTCGGCACTGATGGCTGGCTATACGGCGATCGACGAGGATAACGCGGTCGATGTGGTGAGTTCGTCGTTCGGCGGATGCGAGCTGGAGTACCTTCCGGCTTACAACAATGGCGTGGACTTTACGGGCATCCTGAAGGCGTACCACGCACTGTTTCAACAGGGCAACGCGCAGGGCATTACGTTTGTGGCGAGCTCCGGTGATAACGGCGCCCTGGCCTGCCTGTCGGTCGCGTTCAACGACAATCCTTCGAACGGAACATCCTTTGTTCCGGGAGTGGAGTGGCCTGCGGCCGATCCGAGTGTGACCGGTGTGGGTGGAACAAATCTTACAACGACGGCTACCCCCGGCATCGATGATGCAAAGTACTCGATTGAAAACGCCAATTACGATCCTCGGGTACCGGCTGAGTTTGAACTGAGCCCGACCGATATCGTGACGGTCAACAACAACACGTGGGGTTCAGGTGGCGGTGTCAGCAAGATCTTCGACAAGCCGCTTTACCAGTATCTCGTCGATACGGGGAACGATAAACACCGCACGGTTCCTGACGTTTCGCTGATGATGGGCGGATGCCCGGGAGATGCGGATCTAAGTGTGCAGGATTGCACCACCCTGCCACGCAGCGCCGCGATTATCTGGATTGGCGGCGAAGCTGACCTCCTGATCGGAACGAGTTCTTCGTCTCCGGAATTGGCTGGTGTGCTGGCGCTGGCTATCGAAGAGAATGGTGGGCGGCTGGGCAATGTAAATCCGCTTATCTATGGGCTGTCTGCCTTGCAGACGCTTCTGGGCGGGACGGATGCACCGGCACCGTTGAAGTTCTTCCACCGGAGCATTGTTGGGGATAACAACTTCTACAAGGTTCACAAGGGAGATGCTTACAGCAAGGTGCTCGGTAACAGCACGCTCGACGTAAAGAAGTTCCTGCTGCAGCAGCTTGCCAAGCCGGCTGGTGCTCCAAACACTGCAAGCAATCCGTAG
- a CDS encoding outer membrane protein assembly factor BamB family protein, with amino-acid sequence MTRASLHQSSKHPQLQTSPSGSFACSFRSLSFVALATLLGAASWTQAAVAQSHDGDRGSGHQYEEDADDAHAWRTWGGNISNTHGSTSESEISASSVGKLTMKWAFTTAGDVSATPTIEGHSLYVPDWGGFLYRINTETGKAMWSHKISDYTDNAASVSRTSPAIARDRLVFGDQGGATVIAVDKTNGSLLWRKTVDTATGATITGSPVVYKDRVYVGVSSNQESLAETVPDFDLTFRGSILCLDLFTGKVIWQTYTIPEGYTGGAVWGGNFVVDPKRDSVYVSTGNNYSIPDAADKCVSSSTSAVGKLACLDPKDLIDAVVSLDLETGRVKWSRRLEGVDTWTVSCVVNPHAGIPCPDNAGPDYDFGSAPNFFTTKEHGRTMDVVGAGQKSGMYWGLNPDNGDVLWGTQVGPGGSLGGIEWGSAADGARVYVALNDSNRTPYLLGPQKKTSWSAGSWAALDGATGEILWQVPVSGQNPLKPTLAAGATGQVSVANGVMFAGSLSGDMVALDAASGQTLWKFASGGSVVDGPSIVDGTVYWGSGYAHIGVGKGNNQLFAFSIEERRGHGGR; translated from the coding sequence ATGACGCGAGCATCTCTTCACCAATCGTCGAAACATCCGCAACTTCAGACCTCTCCATCGGGCAGCTTCGCATGCTCGTTTCGTAGCTTATCCTTTGTAGCGCTCGCGACACTGCTCGGTGCTGCGAGTTGGACGCAGGCGGCGGTGGCGCAGAGCCACGATGGAGATCGCGGGTCCGGCCACCAGTATGAGGAGGATGCGGATGATGCGCATGCGTGGCGAACGTGGGGAGGGAATATCAGCAATACGCACGGAAGTACCTCAGAATCGGAGATCAGTGCAAGCAGTGTAGGAAAGTTGACGATGAAATGGGCGTTCACAACGGCGGGCGATGTGTCCGCTACGCCTACGATTGAGGGCCACTCGCTCTATGTTCCGGACTGGGGTGGCTTCCTGTACAGGATCAATACGGAGACGGGTAAGGCCATGTGGTCGCACAAGATCTCCGACTACACGGATAATGCGGCTTCTGTGTCGCGAACGTCGCCAGCGATTGCACGGGACAGGCTAGTGTTTGGAGACCAGGGCGGTGCCACGGTGATCGCGGTGGACAAGACGAATGGGTCGCTGCTGTGGCGGAAGACTGTCGACACGGCTACGGGCGCAACGATTACAGGATCACCGGTAGTCTATAAGGATCGCGTCTATGTTGGCGTGTCTTCGAACCAGGAGTCACTTGCGGAGACGGTGCCTGATTTCGATCTTACCTTTCGCGGAAGTATTCTTTGCCTCGACCTGTTTACAGGTAAGGTGATCTGGCAGACGTATACGATCCCCGAAGGGTATACAGGCGGTGCAGTGTGGGGCGGAAACTTCGTCGTCGATCCGAAGCGTGACTCGGTCTATGTGAGTACGGGGAATAACTACTCCATACCGGATGCTGCGGACAAGTGCGTGAGCAGTTCGACGAGTGCGGTTGGAAAGCTTGCTTGCCTTGATCCGAAGGACCTGATTGATGCCGTCGTATCGCTCGATCTCGAGACGGGCCGGGTGAAATGGAGTCGGCGGCTGGAGGGCGTCGATACGTGGACGGTGTCGTGTGTCGTGAATCCCCATGCGGGTATACCGTGTCCGGATAATGCGGGGCCGGACTATGACTTTGGATCCGCACCCAACTTCTTCACGACCAAGGAGCATGGGCGAACGATGGATGTTGTTGGTGCAGGGCAGAAGAGCGGCATGTACTGGGGACTGAACCCGGACAACGGCGATGTGCTTTGGGGCACGCAGGTTGGTCCTGGCGGCAGCCTCGGCGGGATCGAGTGGGGCTCGGCTGCGGATGGTGCGCGGGTGTATGTTGCTTTGAACGACAGCAATCGCACGCCTTACCTGCTGGGTCCGCAGAAGAAGACGTCGTGGAGTGCGGGATCGTGGGCTGCGCTGGACGGGGCTACGGGCGAGATCTTGTGGCAGGTTCCGGTGTCGGGTCAGAATCCTCTGAAACCGACTCTGGCTGCTGGAGCGACTGGGCAGGTCTCGGTGGCGAACGGTGTGATGTTTGCCGGATCGCTCTCAGGAGATATGGTGGCGCTTGATGCCGCGAGTGGGCAGACTCTATGGAAGTTTGCCAGCGGCGGCTCCGTTGTCGATGGACCTTCAATCGTAGATGGGACCGTTTATTGGGGTTCCGGCTATGCGCACATCGGTGTCGGCAAAGGGAACAATCAGTTGTTTGCGTTCTCGATTGAAGAGCGAAGGGGACATGGCGGGCGGTAG
- a CDS encoding type II secretion system protein: protein MSMLKTQKATRSLAEAGFTLIELLIVMSVMLILMTLAVPQLLKLRKQANETSAIQSVRTIGQAELQYNSAYPANGFSCSIATLGGQPNAGAPSAQAAQLIDAALTTGQKAGYTFAIVGCSKVTVNNQDMYTSYTITAVPQSIGKTGDRGFCSDENNTIRFDPAGGTSCTQPIQ from the coding sequence ATGTCGATGCTGAAGACCCAGAAGGCCACACGATCACTCGCGGAAGCGGGTTTTACCCTGATCGAACTCCTCATCGTGATGTCCGTCATGCTCATCCTCATGACGCTCGCCGTGCCGCAGCTTCTCAAGCTTCGCAAGCAGGCCAATGAGACCTCTGCCATCCAGTCCGTGCGCACCATCGGCCAGGCCGAGCTCCAGTACAACTCCGCCTATCCTGCGAATGGCTTCTCCTGCTCCATTGCCACCCTCGGCGGCCAGCCCAATGCTGGAGCGCCCTCCGCCCAGGCCGCCCAGCTTATCGACGCTGCCCTCACCACCGGCCAGAAAGCAGGCTACACCTTTGCCATCGTCGGTTGCAGCAAGGTCACCGTCAACAATCAGGACATGTACACCTCCTACACCATCACTGCCGTCCCCCAATCGATCGGAAAAACCGGCGACCGTGGTTTCTGCTCCGACGAGAACAACACCATCCGCTTCGATCCAGCAGGCGGCACAAGCTGCACCCAGCCCATCCAGTAA